The genome window AGTTGTTGAGGAGATTAGGAGGTGAGCTCATGGCTATTGAGAGATACTTCATTAGAGAAGCAGTTAGAGAAATGCTCATCGACGAATACCTTGAGAAGGAATTAAGGAGAGCTGGTTATGGCGGTTTAGATATCAAAAAGACACCTCTTGGAACAAAGGTCATAATCTTTGCAGCAAATCCAGGTTACGTTATAGGTAGAGGTGGAAGAAGAATCAGAGAGCTCACAAGAGTTCTTGAGAGACAGTTTGGTCTCGAGAACCCACAGATTGAAGTTGAGGAAATTAAGAACCCCTATCTAAACGCAAAGGTTCAGGCCGTTAGGCTTGCTCAAGCTTTAGAGAGGGGAGTTCACTTCAGAAGGGCAGCTTATGCGGCAATTAGAGCAATCATGAGAAACGGTGCAAGAGGTGTCGAGATTAGGCTCAGCGGAAAGCTTACAGGTGAGAGAGCAAAGAGCGTTAGATTCTACCAAGGCTACCTCGCAAAGGTCGGAAATCCAGCAGAGACACTCGTTAGCAAGGGATACGCCCAAGCTTTGCTCAAGCTTGGTGTTATCGGTGTTAAAGTTGCAATAATGCCACCAGAGGCAAAGCTTCCAGATGAGATTGAAATTATCGAGAAGCCAATTGAGGAAGAGGTGAGCGAACAATGAAGCCTAGCGAAATTAGAGAGATGAGCTTGGAAGAGATTGAGCAGAAGATTAGAGAGCTCAGAATGGAGTTGGCTAAGGAGAGAGGAATGCTCACAATGGGAACATCTTTAGAGAACCCGATGGTTATTAGGAACCTCAGACGGGATATAGCCCGTTTGTTAACAATTAAGAGGGAGAAGTTGAGAGAAAGAAGGTGATGTTTGGTGCCAAGGATCGTGAACCCTCTGGATGAGATGTTATTTAGGGAGGTATTGAAGGAGCAGCAGAGGATTAAGGTATATATTGAGCGTGCAAGGTATGGAAAGCTGAAGACCATAATTGAGGGCATAGATGAGAAGGAATTTGACCTTGAGGAGATTGCAAAAAAACTGAAGGCGAAACTAGCATGCGGAGGAACAGTAAAGAAAGGAAGGATAGAACTTCAAGGGGATCACAGAGAAAGGGTCAAGCAATTGTTGGCAGAGTATGGATTTTCAGAGGACTTAATAGAAATCGAGTGAACAAGAAAACATTAATATGGCACGAGCTAATAGGACTGAAAGTGAAAATCAAGAGAAGCTCCCATCCAGAGCTGGTTGGCATTGAAGGTTATGTAGTAGATGAGACCAAAAATACGCTCACAATCGTCGGGGAGAAAGTTTGGATAATCCCCAAGAACGTTGCTGAGTTTGAGTTTGAAGTTGGCGATAAAAAAATCGTGATTGATGGAAAGGAACTGATTGGAAGACCCGAGATGAGATTGAAAAAGAGGTGGAGAAGATGAGAGACATTGGGTTGAGAATTCAACCTCCCGCTGAAAAATGTGACGATCCCAAGTGCCCATGGCATGGGCACTTAAAAATCCACGGTAGAGTATTTGAGGGAATAGTTGTCAGCGACAAGCCAAGAAGAACTGTTACAGTTGAAAGACAGTACTACCACTACCTTAGAAAGTACGAGAGATACGAGCTCAGGAGAAGCAAAATACACGCACACAATCCGCCATGCATCAATGCAAAAGTTGGCGACAAAGTTTTGATTGCTGAGACAAGGCCATTAAGCAAGACAAAGCACTTTGTCGTCGTTGCAGTTTTGCAGAAAGCTGGTGAGAGGTGATTGCGATGGCAAAGAGGGGAAAGAAGGGTGCTGGTGCAACCAGAGGTGTTTCACCTGTAAGGCCTACAAGGGCTTTACCAATTGGTGCTTACCTTAAGGTTGCCGACAACAGCGGTGCAAAGGTCATCCAGATTATTGGTGTCGTTGAGTACCACGGCGTTAGAAGAAGATTAGCTTCCGCTGGAGTGGGAGACATGGTAGTTGCAACAGTTAAGAAAGGAAGACCAGACATGAGACACCAAGTCGTTAGAGCAGTCATTGTTAGACAGAG of Thermococcus sp. M39 contains these proteins:
- the rpsC gene encoding 30S ribosomal protein S3, with the protein product MAIERYFIREAVREMLIDEYLEKELRRAGYGGLDIKKTPLGTKVIIFAANPGYVIGRGGRRIRELTRVLERQFGLENPQIEVEEIKNPYLNAKVQAVRLAQALERGVHFRRAAYAAIRAIMRNGARGVEIRLSGKLTGERAKSVRFYQGYLAKVGNPAETLVSKGYAQALLKLGVIGVKVAIMPPEAKLPDEIEIIEKPIEEEVSEQ
- the rpmC gene encoding 50S ribosomal protein L29; its protein translation is MKPSEIREMSLEEIEQKIRELRMELAKERGMLTMGTSLENPMVIRNLRRDIARLLTIKREKLRERR
- the yciH gene encoding stress response translation initiation inhibitor YciH codes for the protein MVPRIVNPLDEMLFREVLKEQQRIKVYIERARYGKLKTIIEGIDEKEFDLEEIAKKLKAKLACGGTVKKGRIELQGDHRERVKQLLAEYGFSEDLIEIE
- a CDS encoding ribonuclease P protein component 1 is translated as MRRNSKERKDRTSRGSQRKGQAIVGRVWIFRGLNRNRVNKKTLIWHELIGLKVKIKRSSHPELVGIEGYVVDETKNTLTIVGEKVWIIPKNVAEFEFEVGDKKIVIDGKELIGRPEMRLKKRWRR
- a CDS encoding 30S ribosomal protein S17, with product MRDIGLRIQPPAEKCDDPKCPWHGHLKIHGRVFEGIVVSDKPRRTVTVERQYYHYLRKYERYELRRSKIHAHNPPCINAKVGDKVLIAETRPLSKTKHFVVVAVLQKAGER
- a CDS encoding 50S ribosomal protein L14 — its product is MAKRGKKGAGATRGVSPVRPTRALPIGAYLKVADNSGAKVIQIIGVVEYHGVRRRLASAGVGDMVVATVKKGRPDMRHQVVRAVIVRQRKEYRRLDGMRVKFEDNAAVITTEDGVPRGTEIRGPIAREAAEKWVRLGGIASIVL